tttgtggaagacaaataataacattaagtaaAGTAGGCATCTTTATTATATAACGTTTGTGTGAGCTTTTAAGGAATTAcggggtcatcatcatcagccgtacgacgcccactgctgggcataggcctcccccaaggatctccacgacgatcggtcctgcgctgcccgcatccagcggcttcccgcgaccttcaccagatcgtcggtccaccttgcaTCCATTAGTGTGGGTACTTTATTCATgtaagtttatttaattatgaaaataaagtaaGCCCGTTTCAATGCTTTCAGCAATGTCAAAGCTTTTCCAATAGCCGGTTGTGTAATCGACACCATACCAACCTCAGTCCTTATTGGATGTCCTCGCCTATTATGGAACTGTCTTTCAACGTATTTAAAAGGGTTCAAAAGACAATTTCGTCTAGTCAATGCCGTTATTACAAAAGCACTATTAGACATGCGAGATGCATGTAGAGTTACGTCTACGACAAAAACGAACGACCTATCGATTTCTCCTGCTTTGTGAAACCACTTACGAATTCTGACTTTCGTTGTAAAATCAGTTGAACATGGTTGAGTGACGTGTGAAAAATGGGTGTACAGCCGCGTAGGAGACGGTGGGACACGTCCTGTGTACTGCGCACGCGCACGAGTCACCTAGATGTCGCACCTATTGTCCACAAGCCGGCCGGCCGCTGGGTGAGCCACCATTACCTCACACTTTCAATATTGGGTTACGAGTATTTTACTTCAAGGTTCTCTTTTAGGAGCAAATAGTGGAGGTATAAATGGAAACACGAGCAACAATAACACGCAGTCCGAGTTCGACTCTTACCAAAATGCATGCGCGTGCGGTTCTTCTGGTGTGCTGTGTGGTCGGTACGTGCGGTGCAGTGTTACTGTTGtgcaacatacataaatcatttaaaaggaataattaatataagccaataaattatgaaaagtgATATTTTGCTGTGACATTTCGATGGTTGTTCAGTGATGTAAATTAAGAGTTCGAAtgaagttattttttagtttttacaagTCACTCCTAAATATTTGTggatttacaaaaatattattaagttgtCCTAGTTTTTCCCAATTATTTAGTTGGACAATGCGCTCATAATTTTAGGATATTAAAATATCCTATCACAATTCACAATTATTCaatctaaaaaataatttaagtacttacttaataaagaacCTTCACACAACATACATTAATATATCCTACTACTGGATACAGATCTCCCTTTACACCAGGAGAGTATATGAAGCGTAATATACCCCGCTTCTCCATGAAAGTTTAGTGGAATAGAGTAGAGATCTGAGCTATTGGCAAAACTAGTTGCCAGAGATTTTCAAGTCACCCAAAGGTCCCGACTTGATGTAACGACCTAacctaaataatatataaacctaaataataatataacctaaatattttttcataatgCAAATCTTTAATTCTAGGTAGCACCGTAGCCTACTATCCGCAACGGCAGCCGCCATACAACACAGGACCTAACGACCTTTACTCCGTAGAGGTCAACTCCAATTTTCTTCCCGAGCAATCGCAACGGTTGTTCTTCGGCAATGGACAAGGCTCTAATCAGGTTGGCGGCTCGGGTCTATGGGCTTCGTTGACCAACAAGTTCCCATGGCTGGGGAACATGTTTGGCAGAATGGAGCTGGCCCCGGAGTACGGCGTGCCGCAGGTGTCGACGCAGTACGGAGCGCCAGCGAGGTTCCAGCCGCAGTACTACCAGCCACAAGTGTACACACCACAGACGTACCAGGCCCCACAAACGTACCAAGTCCCACAGACATACCAAGCTCCACAAACGTATCAATTCCGCCAAACATACCAAGCCCCACAAACATACTACCAGCAACCGTCCCAGTTCGGAAGAATCCTCCCTGGTGGCCGTGACGTCGGTTTAACTGACGATGCCGTCATTGTAACACCACCTCAGGTTCCCGTAATGCCGGTCCAACCTGTACAACCAGTGAGGCCTGTGCAACCACCACAACCCGTGCCGCCGCAACCCGCACCGGAAACCGAGGGATACTCATACAACAAACCCCAATACAGGCTCGAATTGCCTCACAAATAACTAAACGAATAacccgaagcaattcatatgtAACGTTCTACGGAAAAGCTTTAAATGATTCGATTGATACTAcctataaatatattgtaatattgttATATTCAAACTGAGCATTCATCCCGTAGAACTTTACATATTAGTTTAATAAGTCACTTATACAAGACtagcacaaaaataaaaaaataaacaaattacacCGTTTGACAAATTACTTACCTTTTCGtatttaaagtacttacttacttaattaaatgaAGCTTGGTCGAATTAGTAGTGAATTAGAGATGATGACGTATATTTTACGGGTATTATTAAGAATGAAACAATTAGAGGCTCTCTTACCAGTATTAAAGTATactttttacatttaatttttgttttatttttacgaagGAGATTcatgataaaaaaattacacaacttttcaaattcaactttattatttctaatattCATGATTATTGCTAGCcgtactaataaaaataataattcagtatacttacaaaacagacgaaaataaataaaaacctgTTAAACGTACCTTGTAGAAAAACTTGGTACAAAAATTTTAGGAAAGATGGTTTAGAAAAAATCTAAtaggaata
The Pectinophora gossypiella chromosome 2, ilPecGoss1.1, whole genome shotgun sequence genome window above contains:
- the LOC126377854 gene encoding protein transport protein SEC24-like, whose product is METRATITRSPSSTLTKMHARAVLLVCCVVGSTVAYYPQRQPPYNTGPNDLYSVEVNSNFLPEQSQRLFFGNGQGSNQVGGSGLWASLTNKFPWLGNMFGRMELAPEYGVPQVSTQYGAPARFQPQYYQPQVYTPQTYQAPQTYQVPQTYQAPQTYQFRQTYQAPQTYYQQPSQFGRILPGGRDVGLTDDAVIVTPPQVPVMPVQPVQPVRPVQPPQPVPPQPAPETEGYSYNKPQYRLELPHK